CTCAATGCACACGAAGGGTTTTCCTTGTAACGCCCAAAGCACCATATACTGATATACATCTTCTGAGGTGATTGTCACTTTCAGTTGTCTTGCATGATCGATCATTTCACATTGGTTAGATTGTAGTTGCTCATAAATGGCAGTAGATTCAGGTTGATTAAAGTTTAATTTATTTTGCACTATACTATTGGGTACCATTTCATCGTAATTAGACGAAGGAATATTTATTTCGAGACGGTCTTTATTTTCTACATAGAAATAAGGGTGGTATCCCAAATAGAAGGGCATTACTTTATAATCATCATTATGAATGGTAGCCTGTATACTTAGCCCACTCTTGGTAAGTGTATATTGCATAATCAATTTGAAATGAAAAGGGTATCTTTCATAGGTATCTTCATTATCTACCATCTCAAGCGTGATTGAAGCACTATGCTCATCAGCAAAAGTATGGATTACCTTAGCTGCTAGATTACGCGCAAAGCCGTGCTGTTTTAAATGATAGGGTGTGTCGTTGTAATAGTAAGTTTCATCAACCAGGTAACTACTAATAGGAAATAAAATAGGATTGCCACCACGTATATTTTTCGAAGGATCCTCTAATGTTTCTTGTTCAAGATAAAAAATCGGTTCATTATTATGCATATATTTACTAATAATAGCGCCTCGTTCGGGAACTATTTCGATATAAATGGTACCTTCCTTATTGGTTAGAACGTAGGTCTCAAATCGGTCTTGCTTAGTGTAACAAGTAAACATAATCTTCCTCCTCAAAGATAGTTATAACAACAGTAATACCATGCCAATAGTGTTGTAAAACAATAAGTAACATTATACATCATGTAATGATACTGAGCGCGATCATATTGCTATATCGATCCAACTCCATGATAACGTGCCAGTTAACTCTACAAGGACTGCAAAGAGACATTTATCACTGATTAACACTCATATCACAAGTAATATGTTAGAATATCAGAACAGCTTTACTGCGTTACCGCTTTATCAACTTCATAATTCACGAGCTATGATGGCTAAGGATTACACTTTAGCAGGAGCAGCTTCTGGAGAGACTGCGGAAATTCCGCGGCGCCGAAGGGTTCACAATCTCAGGCAAAAGGACAGAAGAGTACTGAATATGTATTTGTCATGCTGATCGCCATCAGTAGGGCAAATATTATTTGATATTCTTACGATCTGGGAGATTGGATGACATCCAATCTCTCTTTTTTTATTCCAATTTATTGTACTCACAAGGGGGAACTAGGAATGGCACAACCAGAATTAAAGAGAGAACTAGCCAATCGGCATGTTCAACTTATCGCTATTGGCGGCACCATTGGTACAGGATTATTCTTGGGATCAGGCAAGGCGATAGAGAAGGCAGGCCCATCCATCATGATCACGTATTTAATCGTGGGTATTGCTGTGTTTTTTGTGATGAGAGCATTGGGAGAACTCCTATTATCTAAAGCGGGCTATCAATCGTTTACCGATATCGCTGAAGACTATCTTGGATCTCGGGTCGCATTCATCACCGGTTGGACCTATTGGTTTTGCTGGATTATGACGGCCATGGCTGATGTCATTGCTGTTGGCGTATATGTGCAGTATTGGTTTGATATCCCGCAGTGGGTTCCTGCTATCGCCTGTCTTGTCGTGTTGTTAGGTCTAAATCTATTAACTGTAAAGAGTTTTGGAGAACTCGAATTTTGGTTTGCTTTGATTAAAGTAATCACGATTCTTGCCTTAATTGGTCTTGGGGTCATTTTACTGATCATAGGGTTCAAGACGGATGCAGGATCGGTGACGATTCGAAACCTGTGGGAGCATGGGGGCTTTTTTCCGAACGGTATATCAGGCTTCTTATTTTCTTTTCAAATGGTTGTATTTGCTTATGTCGGTGTGGAGTTGGTGGGTGTATCGGCAGCGGAAACAGCGGATCCGGAAAAAAACATCCCATCGGCGATTAATAAAATTCCTTTGCGGATTTTATTTTTCTATGTCGGTGCGCTTTTTGTCCTGCTATGCATTAACCCTTGGACGGAGCTCAGTCCGGCAGAGAGTCCTTTTGTAAAAACCTTTAGTTTAGTAGGGATTCCGATCGCTGCAGGGATTATTAATTTTGTCGTATTAACCTCAGCTGCTTCCGCTTGTAATAGTGGAATGTTCTCGACAAGCCGAATTCTCTATAACTTGAGTAGAAGCGACCAGGCGTCACCTCATTTAGGTAAACTGAACAAAAACCATGTACCTAGCAACTCGTTATTCATTTCTACAATTGTCATATCTGTAGGGGCTCTTTTGAGTAAACTTATTCCGGAGCAGGCTTTTGGAATCGTGACAACGATCAGCGCTATTTGTTTTATATGGGTGTGGGGCATTGTTCTCATCTGCCATATTAAGTATAAGAAAACTCGGCCAGACTTACAGGCTACATCCAAGTTCAAAGCACCTTTCACCCCGGGTATTAATTATGCTGTCTTAACCTTGTTCGCGGGGATACTGGTCATCATGCTATTCGCTGGAGAGACACGTCCGGCTTTATTGTTTACTCCGTTATGGTTTGTTTTATTATTCATCCTATATTCGATTAGAAGCAAAAAGGTAAAAAGTAATCAAGGTTAAGTAAGTAGAACCCTTTACGGTTGATGCGCTTTTTGTTAAGCTTGAAGCGTAAATAACGGCAAAATAACGCAAAAAATCAGTAAATGGGGACGAGATATGTTAGCAACGGAACGACAACAAATTATTTTGGCGGAACTCAAGCAGAGAGGCAATGTTTCGGTTAAAGACTTAAAGGTGCTTCTCCGGGTTTCATTGGATACCGTTAGACGTGATTTGGAGCATATGGAGGGGATGGGTCAACTACTGCGAGTTCACGGTGGGGCCGTCATTAAGGATGATTCGGTGACGAATCGCGACTTTACATTGCGAAAAGTAGCCCAATTGGAGCAGAAGCAGCAGCTTGCAGCGAACGCAATGGCGTTCGTCAAGGAAAACCAGGCGATTTCTCTGAATGCCGGTACGACTAACATTGAAGTGGCTAGACAGCTTGCGGCCCATTTCGAGCGTTTAACCGTTATAACGAACTCTATTAAGGTGGCTGAGATATTGGCAGTCAAAAGTGGCTTTCATGTCATCGTACTTGGTGGGGTGCTCAATCACGATGAATTTTCACTATACGGGGGTTCTATACAGCAAGAAATATCAAAATTTAACATTGATGTCGCGTTTATATCTATCAATGCGATCTCCCTTGATAAGGGCTTGACCGATTTCCGTCAAGGCGAGTCCGAGGTGATTCAGGTCATGATTCAAAATGCGGTGAAGCGGATCGTCGTAGCCGATTCGAGCAAGTTCGAGACCGTATCATACTTGAATATTTGTGGCTTTGACGAGATTGATACCATAGTGACGGACATTGAGCTGGATCTCGGGCTACGACTTCAGTACGAGGGGCGCGGAATTCAAATCATTCAATAGACGCATAAAACAGCAGGTGGTTAATTGCAATTATGTCCGCCATTCTGCATGTCGAAAGCTGTGAGACACAGTATAAGCAGAAGAGTACTCATTTGAGTACTCTTTTTTTGTTTATCCCCCCACTTAAAAACAGCAAAATAAAATAATAAAGTGTAAAACTTATGTAAAAACAGCAAAAAGCATTGGATTTTGCAGTAACGTTCCATTATAATCCAAGTTGAAGCAGATAAGAATCGAAGAGGTGAAGAGAATGACAACCAACCAGCGTAAGGTGGTTATATTGGATTGGGCGGGAGCCGACTTTGTTATTGAGTCCATCGGCCAGCTTCCAGAAGTCATCGGGATAATCGAAAATGAAGGGAAGAAAGCAACTTTATGAGCCAGTTTCACAACCCAGTCAGACTGTATTTCGATAAGTATGGTGCTGCGAGCATGGCAGATACCATCCGGGAGCGGTTTGCTTCTATAAGCCGCGTTCTCGTATTGACTAGAGGTGGAAATGTTGAGAAAAGCGATGGTTTACAACCGCTTTTGGATACGCTTGAAGGGAAACAAGTTTGCTTGAAGGAGCTGCAGCTGTCAAATCCGGATATTAAGGACGTGCTTAGTCTGACAGAAGAGGTGGCAGGTTTCGATTATGAGCTTATTGTCGCCATCGGTGGCGGAAGTGTTATGGACATGGCGAAGACGATGTCTGCATTGCAGCATCTTTCGCTGAAGCAGACTGAGGATGTGCGTCAGGGTATAACGGGTGAGCGATATCGCGCTCAAGCTGGCTTTACTCCGTGGATTGGGATACCAACTACTTCTGGTACTGGCTCGGAGGTAACAAGCTGGGCGACGGTATGGGACAAGGAACTTGGCTTGAAATACTCAGTGTCCGACAAGAGGCTGTATGCAGACTGCGCGTTAATTATGCCGAGCTTGACTGAGCAAATGCCGCTGAGGCTTAGTGTTGTAACCGCGCTGGATGCAATGTGTCATGCGACAGAGGCGTACTGGTCGGTGAATACTAATCCAATTACGAGAGGCTATGCGCTACAGGCTATTCAGCGGATTATTACGTATTTGCCTTCGCTGCAGGAAGAAAATCGTAGTAAGGAGACACGTGCGCAGCTTGCGCTTGGTAGTGTATATGCGGGTCTTGCGTTTAGCAACACGATGACGACGGCTTGCCATTCCATCTCCTATCCGATGACGCTGATGTTCGGCATCGAACACGGTATTGCTGCAAGCTTTACGCTGGGGGCTGTTTTTAAATTAAACGAGCCTGCTATTATCGAGAAGGACCGGCTGC
This window of the Paenibacillus sp. FSL R10-2734 genome carries:
- a CDS encoding amino acid permease gives rise to the protein MAQPELKRELANRHVQLIAIGGTIGTGLFLGSGKAIEKAGPSIMITYLIVGIAVFFVMRALGELLLSKAGYQSFTDIAEDYLGSRVAFITGWTYWFCWIMTAMADVIAVGVYVQYWFDIPQWVPAIACLVVLLGLNLLTVKSFGELEFWFALIKVITILALIGLGVILLIIGFKTDAGSVTIRNLWEHGGFFPNGISGFLFSFQMVVFAYVGVELVGVSAAETADPEKNIPSAINKIPLRILFFYVGALFVLLCINPWTELSPAESPFVKTFSLVGIPIAAGIINFVVLTSAASACNSGMFSTSRILYNLSRSDQASPHLGKLNKNHVPSNSLFISTIVISVGALLSKLIPEQAFGIVTTISAICFIWVWGIVLICHIKYKKTRPDLQATSKFKAPFTPGINYAVLTLFAGILVIMLFAGETRPALLFTPLWFVLLFILYSIRSKKVKSNQG
- a CDS encoding DeoR/GlpR family DNA-binding transcription regulator; translated protein: MLATERQQIILAELKQRGNVSVKDLKVLLRVSLDTVRRDLEHMEGMGQLLRVHGGAVIKDDSVTNRDFTLRKVAQLEQKQQLAANAMAFVKENQAISLNAGTTNIEVARQLAAHFERLTVITNSIKVAEILAVKSGFHVIVLGGVLNHDEFSLYGGSIQQEISKFNIDVAFISINAISLDKGLTDFRQGESEVIQVMIQNAVKRIVVADSSKFETVSYLNICGFDEIDTIVTDIELDLGLRLQYEGRGIQIIQ
- a CDS encoding phosphonoacetaldehyde reductase, which encodes MSQFHNPVRLYFDKYGAASMADTIRERFASISRVLVLTRGGNVEKSDGLQPLLDTLEGKQVCLKELQLSNPDIKDVLSLTEEVAGFDYELIVAIGGGSVMDMAKTMSALQHLSLKQTEDVRQGITGERYRAQAGFTPWIGIPTTSGTGSEVTSWATVWDKELGLKYSVSDKRLYADCALIMPSLTEQMPLRLSVVTALDAMCHATEAYWSVNTNPITRGYALQAIQRIITYLPSLQEENRSKETRAQLALGSVYAGLAFSNTMTTACHSISYPMTLMFGIEHGIAASFTLGAVFKLNEPAIIEKDRLLEAFGAKNAGDVQQIIFGIYKQYGISNQLRSYGIGELQVNELAKRAFTKGRMNNNPVELSRSQVEELLTSLI